The window ggcctctccacccacaagagatgcctgaaagagactggaacaaagGCCCAGATCAGAGTCATGGGGCCAGATCAGAACCAGCACCCCCAAGAGCGGAAGGGCCTTGTGTCCCATTCCCCAGCCCCCTGAGATAGCCAATCCTCCTGCTCTAGGGCCAGATCAGAGCTGAATCCCCTTAGAAGGAAAATTCCTCATATCCCCTTCTGGATCCCTTGGCAATAGCAGTGTCTTGCAAATATCAGCTGGGGGATATTAATACCCCCTAATAACACGGCCCATCTCCCTGTAGCTTTTTCccactgtgacgttcccctctggtgtcatctggactggtgatctgctaggtcacgcCAATGCTtgattctgggagccagccttaccctgctctgctgtgagaacccccactcccgggctgttcacacacaaccTCTCGCATTCAAGCTGCTCTTTGTATTGTGCAACCGAACGACAcgagccaatatctccggtcccagacactaCCCTGGGAACCTCCGTctggcagtgtccagttatgcccgctggatgctgcaagcgtatataagtttgtcaatttaacaataaaattgatatgtaccaggcttgttatcgcaaggggagtctctgacacgcttcaaaccgaATGCACTGCATCAGGTAGAATACACAAACAGATATATTACTATAAAGATAAATTTTAACTGATTAtcagtcaaagcacaagaagtcagtatcagtcaaatgaaataaaagcaaaacacattctaagctgatcttaacgctttcaatgcccttacaaacttagggCCTGGCTACATTTGCCgatgtagagtgctgtgagttaaacccgccttcgtagagcacagtagggaaagcccTGCAGTCTGTCCACAGGGACTGctcactggcgtggccacatttgcagcacttgcagcggcattgggagcggtgcattgtgggcagctatcccagcatgcaagtggctgcaatgtgctttttaaatggggggaaggggggtgaagtgtgacagggagtgtgttgtgtgtatgtggggggagagagagtgggtttttggggttcTGAGAGTGTGTctgcatgctgtcttgtaagttcagaccccccttctgccccccacctctctctcactcactcaaagcaaacagtaaatGTTTACTTTTTCTCCGGCTTCTCCGAAACGGAGCTTTCAAcgggcatttccgcattcctgcagccgaCTTCacaacaatgacaagagtggccacttgacttaaggggatgatgggacgtttccggaggccgacgagtaatgcaacacctcgttcacattGGCGCCGTGGCGCTCCGGGGGGGTGCGGCAAACgctattccactcgccgaggtggagacCAGCAACgctgtagccgtggagtcagagcgctctacgtgcctggcccgtgtggacggggagtgagctagggcgcccggggctcctttactgcgctgtaacttgcaagtgtagccaagcccttagatgcttcttaccacaggctggctggctgctccgCAGCCAaactctcccctttgatcagcccTTCATTCGCTTGGTGTAGTGTccgtagatgtaggtggaagagagagagagagagcatggcaaatgtctctcccttttaccatgtcctttcttctctcttggctttgcccccccgacccccttcagagtcaggtgagcattacctcattgcagtcccaaactgaccaaaggaagggggtgactccctcgaaagtctaacagattcttttgttgttgcctaggtCAGCAACCTAggatgttcccccgaggtacagagcgtcacgCCCACCCACCACACCACACCAGACAGAAACCACTTCCTTTGACGGGCATTAGCCACATTACACCAGATTCCCCATTGCAGCAAATTCATCCAGCTGTCTAGCTCCCCTGTCTTGCCAGCCTTGCTTCCCTATATCCCAGAGCTCCCCGTAGTGTTCCCAAGCATGTATTGTAGCCGCTCGTTTCTACTCTAGATCTAGGTCCAGCccactgttaaggaaaagttagcacatgtgactccattttggtttggggcccaccattgtttaaatgccagcacatcatacaccaggaggagtgatccttagatactgaatccctgtgaaaatcttcctccttgtctccagcctgccttgactcccaatatctggtttttgtcagtctctaactccctgtctcttggccttgatgtgaggcctcccatcctgataataaaagttactgatgcatggctttaggaccatgctgtgtaattaacatactggtatagcacgaggaatgcaccaagcagggataggtggtagataagacaagggtttgtttattggctaaggtttccgatgcacgagggcaacatgctttgctaaaaggtgtataacctttgtataatctgcattcagggtcccctcctggctagcaggggggcaccacactcgatcgtaataaacttagtgtcttttgggaactctgcagttgtggattttatttctgtgcctcagcctagattcgaactgtgcatgacctatcaggtgtaatttgtagcacttgtgtgcgtgtcctaccaggtataattctcagcagttgtgtgcgtgtcctacaaggtgtaattcgtaacaccaCTGAGGTTAGAAAAATCACAAGACTTCCTGCTTAGAAATTTGATTTCACACATGTTTATTGAGGCAGGGAGATACATTTGCAAAGATCCAGAGACCTGGAATCCTCCCAGAAACAAATCATTTTGCAGTGGTGCTGCAAAGCTGCATGGCAGTTTTCCAGGCTGGAGATGTTTAACTTGCAGTCAGTAGGGTTCAGAGTTAACCACACCCATCATCAGTGAGGTGCACTGTGGAGCTATTGATCTAGGCTCTCAACAGATGCAGGTAGAAGTGAGACAGGAAGAATCTTTAATCCCTGAATTAGGGAGAATTTGCTCTTCCCAAATGTGACCCCAATACAATGCcatctccctgagcctgctgacaGCCTCAATCAATAGCCCTGTGGCATGTTCTCCTGGGTATTAACTCTGAAGCTTCCTGACGGTGAGTGATACGTCATCATCTGTGACGACCATTTGAGCAGAGAACATCCAGCTGGTTGGTGGGTGGGGCCTGTGTATTTATAATGATATAACTAACCCCAAAGCAGCTGGGTAATTGTGGAAAGCAACAGAAACAACATTTAGGGAACAGCCCCCTAATGAATCCTCCCCCTGGAACCCCGGCCCATCTGCTGGGTGTTTTGAACCATGTCCACCCTGGAATATCTTCAGATTTCTACAGAGGGTTGATCACTGAAGCCGCAATAGGACAGGGCTAAGCTCTGGACCTTATCCCTTCCTGCAGAGAACATCAGTTTTCCAGTGGATACACTAGACAGATAAATACCGTTGGTGGCTGAAGACATGGGGAGGTGGATTGGTTGCCCGGCCTGCTCATCTTGGTTGACTGGTTGGTTGGATGTACTTGGGACATTCATTGGTTGGTTGGTTGCACTGGCTACACatattggttggttggttggatgTACTTAAGACCTTAGTTGGTTGCTTGGTTAGTTATATTGGATGCActagatcagtagttctcaacccgCAGCTGCTTGTGCCCCAGTCAGTGCACAGCTGACGCTCGTGTCACATCTGAGGGCCAAACAGATAATATATATGCACTGCGGATGTGGCCAAAATAACACATAGAGAGCCGCATATGCAACCCACAATGCAACCTCCCCTGCATATGCAACCCaaaatggtaaataggttgagaacagGTATGCAGTAGGTACATACATTAGTTTGTTGATTGGATGGATACATTGGATGCTTGGAACCATTGGACAGGCTGGTCTGATGGATTTGAAATGGACGGTTCTTGATGGGATGTTTTCCCAGAGGGAGCTGTGAGGATAACGGACCCACAGGAGCAGACGTCACTTATGGGCATAGGAGACCCCGATTCCCAAGCAGGAGGGACAGCATGAAGCTCAGCAGCATCAGCAGAGCGGGAACTAGCAAATGGTTGGACAGGAAGTGCTATTGACCAATGCACACCCATGCCCCTCTCCGATCCCCTATCTATGGGGCTCACCAGAAggcctccacctccttccccttggCTCTTCCCAGCTGGGGTGGCTGGGAGACATAATCAGAGCAGCTCGGCCCCCCGAGGTGGGGCCCACAGCGCAGGCTGTACTGGAACCAGATGCGGCCGTGGTTCAGGTAGCAATCCTTCTGGTGGGGCCCCCCAGACACCAGCGGGATGTCGCAGCTTCCCAGCAGGTCATCGTCCCACTTGTTGTCCTCGTCCCAGACCTCTATGCGGATCTTGCTGGCACTGGTGATGCGGACGGTACCGAAGTCCAAGGGGACGTACCAGACGGGACTGTTGTTGTTCCAGATGGTGCCGGTCCGGATCTCCCTTCTCTCAAAGAAGACCTTGACAAAGGCATCCGTAGCAGTAAAGTAATCACCCCACAGGCCGCTGGCCGTCTTCACTGTCACCGTGAGCTTCCCCAGGCCGCGCTCCCGCGAGCAGCACATGGTGTTGGTCATGGTATCCCCGGGGCAGACGCAGGAGCAGGGGTCATGGGCGCTGCGTTGAGTCCCTGGGGGGCAGCTTCGGGTGCAATTCCTCCACAGGGCCCTCTCACGGATGTACTCACTCACCGCCCGCCTCAGCGCCTCCCGCTTGGGGTCGTCCTGCTCCAGCAGGATGTGGATGGGGTGCAGCAAATAGGACACCAGACCAGGGCTGGCTTTGAGGCTCTCCTTCCAGGCCGAGAAGACCTTGGCATCACTCCTGGAGAACAGCACATCAGTCgtgctctctcctccctccacctccacgtggCGCTCCCGATACGTCTCGTGGAAGCTCCCCTGgaccttccccttcttcttattCTCCTCGCACTTGCTGGACCCACTCTTGACTGAGCCCATTCCGATACTCACGGCTGCCTCCATGCTCAAGCAGTCCTTGATCTCGTCGTCACTCAAGCTGCTCATTGACGCTTCGCAGACCCGCACGGCCGTCACGTCCCGTGCCCggccccccagctgcagctgggacaggTAGTGGGTGCCGTAGTTGCTGATTAGCTGCTGGTACTCCAGCTTGGATTTGCTGTCGTACTGCTCCGGGAGGTTCTCCAGCGCCAGAGTGAAATGACTGGTGAGCGGGGGCGTCTCGCTGACCCGGAACCTGGTCAGGGACACAAGAGGTGGATTGTGCGCCCGGTGAGTCAGCTGAGGTTATTAGCTGCCAGTCCTAAGGCCCCAGCCAACCCACAAGTAAGGATCTAAGCAGGTGGCTCCTACTCAAAACAACCACCCACTGTGCTGAACCTCACAAGCTTGCTGGGGATACTGCCGGCTGCTTGATTGTTCTGAGAAACTGCCCCCGCTCTGGTCATAGGAGGTCACCGGGCTGTCCTGACATGCATGAGAAGAAAATCCCCATAACTGTCCAGTCCCACGTGGGagccagtgccccctagagggaAAAGGTCCTGTGTAGCATTCCCTGCCTTCCTAGCTAACCAGTCCCCTGGCCTGGGGCCAGATTGGAGATGGTGCCTGCTAGAGGGGAAAGGtcctgtgtcccattccccatTATCCTGAATCAGTCCCCCATCCTGGTGCCAGATTGAAGCCAGTGTTCCCTAGAGAGGAAAGGTTCTGTGTCACATtctctgcccccctgagccagccctccTAGGCCTGGATCAGAGCTGGTGCCCCATAGAGGGGAAAGACCCCGTATCACTGTGTGGTGTTGCTGTGATCCCAATTTGAGGTGAGCCCTCCCGACCCAGGCTGGCTCTCACCTGTAATAGCCACAGGAGACCtcgtggctcatgaagctgtatttGTCCATTCGCGCGTGGTCTACCACGAAACTGGCCAGTTTGGAATGCGATCCAGCCAGGGCCACCTGCACATTAACCTTGGGCTTCACAGGCACGTCCAGCCCCACCTTCCAGTCATTCTGCACCGCGGATGCCGCCGAATCCATCATGCCCATCGCCGACTGCTGCACCGAGCTGCTCAGCTTCCGGCGGCACGAGACGCGGACCCTCCAGTCCACCATGGCCAGTGGCAGCCTCTGCCACTGCCCTCCTTGAAGTCGGTTCTGGCACAGGGTGCAGGTGCTGTCCTGGTGTTGCCAGAGGCTGCTGTCTACCAGATAGGCCCCCTTTCTGGCCATCGTGGTCACATCGatgccctccccagccaggctgtgcCCGGGCACAAAGGCCGTGTGCTTCTTGCATTCGTTGACCGTGCCTGTGTGACAATGGGAGGAGGCCCCAGggaagatgaagaggaggagggggatgaaGGCACCAAATCTGGGCATGGCTGATATGATGGGTTCCCGCACCAAGGAGAGGCCGTCAGCCTCTGAACAGCCTAGAGGAACAGACACACAGAGGTCCAGAATTAGTGACAATCCAGTGGCAGGCGGTTCTGTAAGTTATCTCTGTTGTAGAGACAGAGACATCCACCTACCACCGACGACATCAGCCATGTTTTATTGCACACCTACGAAAACTCTGGGCTCTAGGAGGCATTACACAAATGACATGATGCCTCATTTGCATGTTTGACTACAGAGGATTTAATTTGCCTCAATTCCCTCTCCTCCTTGTTTTCCAGACGTTGGAATTCCATCACTAACTACGAGGAGGAGGTATAGTTTCACATGCCCATTCTACAGCGTGCAATATAATAATGGATCATTGCAATTCGTCAATGGGGCCACTAGAGGGCGGTGCCACGTGGCTTGTCCTGAGTGAGCTGATTCAGTGGCTGGGTCTGGCCACTAGGGGACAGTGCAAAGCCACGCACAACCCATGTCGTGGCTTTTTAACCGGCAAGAGCAGCGGGAGCTTGGGTCATGCTAGGCATGACTGGCTTTGCCGTAGAACCTACTGGGGCCCCCTTGTGGCCACGCCATGTGGTGGATTTGGTTATGTTGGACTACTGATGGAGGGTCATTTTCTGGGGTTATTCATGGTCAGCATCAGCCCTAGCCTCTGTCGCTGCCACCTTGACACTGCAGCTGTTGGGGAAAGACGGCAGGAAATGTTACCACCCCGGAAGAGATCCTGGGCCCATCTAACCTCTTATCTTGCTCCCTCCGTTTTGCCCTAGATCAGGcccatgggcccatctagcccaatatcctgacCCCTCCCTGCTACCCAGAGTAGAcccatagaataatagaatcatagaactggaagagacctcgagaggtcatctagtccagtcccatgcactcaaggcaggggtaagtattatctagaccatccctgacaggtgtttgtccaagctgctcttaaaaatccccagtgatggagattccacaacctccctaggcgattgattccagggcttaaccaccctgacaggtaggaagtttttcctaatgtccaacctaaactgcccttgctgcaattaggcccattgcgtcttgtcccatcctcagaggttaagaagaacaatttttctccctcctccttgtaacaaccttttatgtacttgacaaCTGTTATCAcatccccctcagtcttctcttctccagactaaagaaactcagttctttcaatcttccctcgtaggtcatgttttctagacgtttaatcatttttgttgctcttctctggactctctccaatttgtccacacccttcctgaaatgtggcgcccagaactggacacaatactccacttgaggcctaatcagtgcagagtagagtggaagaattacttctcgtgtcttgtttacaacactcctgctaatacattgtcaaggtttcttccccactctgaactctagggtccagatgtggggacatgcatgaaaaccttctaagcttacttttaccagcttaggttaaaacttccccaaggtacaaactattttaccctttgcccttggacttccactgccaccaccaaacgtttatccgggttcctgaaaaaacgtagtttggaaacatctttcccccaaaaatcctcccaacccttgcaccccacttcctggggaaggtttggtaaaaatcctcaccaatctgcataggtgaccacagacccaaatccttggatcttagaacaatgaaaaagcattcagtttccttacaagaagatttttaatagaagaaaaaaaaagaatcacctctgtaaaatcaggatggtaaataccttacagggtaattagatcaaaacatagagaatccatctaggcaaaaccttaagttacaaaaaagacacacagacaggaatagtcaatAGTCAAAagagcacagctcttttctcagccatttaaagaaatcataatctaacacatatctagctagattatttactaagttctaagactccattcctgttctgtctctggcaaaagcatcacacagacagacacagaccctttgtttttctccctcctcccagcttttgaaagtatcttgtctcctcattggtcattttggtcaggtgccagcaaggttacctttagcttcttaaccctttacaggtgagaggatttttcctctggccaggagggattttaaaggggtttacccttccctttatatttatgacaacatcccagaatgattgctttttttgcaacagtgttacactgttgactcatatttagcttgtgatctgctctgacccccagatccctgtccGCAGTCCTCCTTTCTCGgccgtcatttcccattctgtatgtgtgcaactgattgttccttcctaagtggagtactttgcatttttcctttttgaatttcatcctattgacttcagaccatttctccagtttgtccagagcattttgaattttcatcctatcctccaaagcacttgcaacccttcccagtttggtatcgtccccaaactttatcagtgcactctctatgccattatctaaaacattgatgaagatattgaacagaaccagacccagaacccattcctgtgagaccccacttgttatgcccttccagcctgtgaaccactgataactactctctgggaacagttttccagccagttttgcacccaccttatactagctccatctaggttgtatttccctagtttgtttatgagaaggtcatgcgagaaggtatcaaaagccttactaaagggACCATCTAGCCTGCTATCCTGTCTTCTTCCTTCCGCCCCAGATGCTTTGAGCACCTCACACTTCTCTTTGCATCCCCTGCCTTACTAACCACAAGGGATGCTGTGTTAAATGTCGATTTGAATTATGTTCCACTTGGGTTGGAACTGTACAGCAAtgctggctgtggggcaggaaagggtaACAGCTCTGCATCCTGTCAGGGTAGCAGGCTCGGACTGGGAGGAGACAGTAAATGTTTGAACTCACCCCAGCGGAACCAGGCAGGAAAAACGCATTTGAATATGGACTGCTTGGTTCTGGCCAGCCCCCAGTCCCCCTGCAATCCGAGCGTTggggttccctccccccccactctgccGGTGCTCCTCAGTCCAGATCTGCTGTCCCCCACTGCTTTGTTGCCAATAGAAAATCAAACAGCCTGAAATTGCAAGATGCCCCTGATATGAAGGGTATCAACTACGTAAATTAATGATCAAAAGCTGAGTGGCAACGTGGTCTAGTGGCTGGAGCACTGGAttgagactcaggactcctgggttcttttgttgctctggcaggggtttggggtgaaatGGGTTAGAGGATGTAGGGTGgagggggagtcaggactcctgggttctattgtcgtactgggaggggagtgggatcgaGTGGGTTATGGCAGGAGGGACTGGGGACCATGATCTTGGTTGAGTTCTGTGTAGCACCTGGTGTGACAGAGCCCCCAGTCTCAATGGGGGGGgttctgtgcagtgcccagcattAGGGGGCCCAGATCTCAGTTGGgatgggtctgtgcagcacccagacTGATGGGGTCCTCAATCTTGGCCGGGGTTTGTGCAGTGCCCGGCGCGATAGGGTCCCTGATCttggtcggggtctgtgcagggcctgGTGCAGTGGAGTTCCCGATCTCAGCTGGGGTATGAGCAGACCCACCCATCACTCACCTGCCTCAGGATTCAAGCTGAGGTATATTTCGGCTCTGGGGCCCGTCGGCAGCCAGGGTTGGTCTGTGTCTCTGCTGGGAGAGATGCGCTTTGAAGGTGGATCAAGGCACCGCAAAAGGTCTCCTGTGTTCTCAGTGGCTCAACCATCCTCACGCTCCACCCAGCACTGAGCTCCTGCCCCCCTTtacacccccagccacagctagCTGGGAAGGAAGCTGTGGCCAGCAATTGTTCCACTCATGTAGTGAATCAAATGCACCTACCGTGGGTGTCAACCCAGGTTATGAGGAGCTAGAGAGGCTGAAAAGGAACCCACAGTGAGACAAATCCTGCAATGAGTCATTGGGGCCAGCACTGCATGCCCGGGAAGAGCGCCCCCTATTGAGCCgcagccctgcagcacagcgccccctagtgccacactgGGGCCAGCACCTAGTGCCTCAGGGACCCTACTGTAAATACAGAGCCACCCCACCGATGCCAATGGAATCAGGCCAGGATTCTGATCCCTGGGTAAATCCAGAGCAAGCTCAATGCCCTGGCcctgtggggcaggctggggcggAGGTGGGGAAATTAGGCACTGAGCGGGGGACAATGACCCTTGGCTGCAATAGAGCAGGTTTGaggtttctttctctgtctctgttcTCCCAAGTTTTGTTCTATCCACCCTTTCATGCCCTGGAACTCCAACCCCAGGGTCCCACAGTTCCCATATTCCCCCATCAGGGGATTCTGCTCACTCCTTCACCCCTTGCTGGTAGGACCCCATCACCCTTCACCCCCATTATCTTGCCAGGGGTCACCCCACTTTCTGCATCTCCATATATTCTACCAAGGGTCTCCCTCACTCCATCCCAGCATGCCCCCATCCgcttttgtctccttcccccccaagctgggggtgggggtgttgcaCGCTGTACCTCAAAATAACAGCCAGGAACCC of the Eretmochelys imbricata isolate rEreImb1 chromosome 6, rEreImb1.hap1, whole genome shotgun sequence genome contains:
- the LOC144266586 gene encoding perforin-1-like — translated: MPRFGAFIPLLLFIFPGASSHCHTGTVNECKKHTAFVPGHSLAGEGIDVTTMARKGAYLVDSSLWQHQDSTCTLCQNRLQGGQWQRLPLAMVDWRVRVSCRRKLSSSVQQSAMGMMDSAASAVQNDWKVGLDVPVKPKVNVQVALAGSHSKLASFVVDHARMDKYSFMSHEVSCGYYRFRVSETPPLTSHFTLALENLPEQYDSKSKLEYQQLISNYGTHYLSQLQLGGRARDVTAVRVCEASMSSLSDDEIKDCLSMEAAVSIGMGSVKSGSSKCEENKKKGKVQGSFHETYRERHVEVEGGESTTDVLFSRSDAKVFSAWKESLKASPGLVSYLLHPIHILLEQDDPKREALRRAVSEYIRERALWRNCTRSCPPGTQRSAHDPCSCVCPGDTMTNTMCCSRERGLGKLTVTVKTASGLWGDYFTATDAFVKVFFERREIRTGTIWNNNSPVWYVPLDFGTVRITSASKIRIEVWDEDNKWDDDLLGSCDIPLVSGGPHQKDCYLNHGRIWFQYSLRCGPHLGGPSCSDYVSQPPQLGRAKGKEVEAFW